The sequence TGCGATCAAGGAAGATGCCATCGACCGGCTGCCGGAACTGCTCGAGACCGTCCGCGAAGCCGTCGAGAAAAACGGTGGGACGGTGTACGTCGCTGACGACGCCGCTGACGCGAACGCCTACGTCGCAGCCGTCGTCGAGGAGGCTGCAGGTGGCTCAAACGAGCGCGCTACCGCGGCCAGCCACCCGAGCGGCGACGACCCCACCGTCGTCAAATCCAAGTCGATGACGACCGAGGAAATCGACCTCAACGACACCCTCGAGGCCCGCGGTGCCGACGTCTACGAGACCGACCTCGGCGAGTGGGTGATCCAGCTCGCCGACGACTCGCCCTCCCACATCGTCGGCCCGGCGATGCACCTCTCCCGGGAAGAGATCGCAGCCCTGCTCGAAGCGGAGTTCGACCTCGCCGAGCCACTCGAGACCGCCGCGGAACTGACCCGGTTCGCCCGGGACTACCTCGGCGAGAAGATCCGGGAGGCCGACGTGGGGATCACCGGCGCGAACTTCGTCGTCGCCGAGACGGGGACGATCACGCTCGTGACGAACGAGGGCAACGCCCGGAAGTGCGCGGTCACTCCCGACACGCACGTCGCCGTCGCAGGCGTCGAGAAACTGATCCCCCGACTCCGGGACCTCGAACCCTTCGTCGACATCATCGCCAAGAGCGCGACCGGGCAGTCGATCTCCCAGTACGTGACGATGCTCTCGCCGCCGACCGATTCGCCGACGCTCGACTTTGCCGACGACACACCGCTTGCGGGCGAGACCGATGCGGCAGATCCGACAGCAGACACTGGCGACGCGACGGACGAGACCGACCCATCGGGCGACCGTGAGTTCCACCTCGTGCTCCTCGACAACGGACGAATGGATATGCGCGCGGACGACCAGCTACGCGAGACCCTGTACTGCATCCGCTGTGGTGCCTGCTCGAACTCGTGTGCGAACTTCCAGTCGGTCGGCGGCCACGGCTTCGGTGGCGAGACCTACTCCGGTGGCATCGCCACCGGCTGGGAAGCCGGCCTCGCAGACCACGACGCAGCCGAGTTCAACGACCTCTGTACCGGCTGTACCCGCTGCGTCGACGCCTGCCCAGTGCAGATCGACATCCCGTGGATCAACACCGTGGTTCGGGATCGGCTCAACCGCGGCGAGGAACCCGCCCACCTCGACTCGCTCGTCGAGGGACTGACGCCCGACGAGGAACCGAGCGGGCTCGACCCCGGAAAGCGCTTCTTCGGTAACATTGGCACCGCTGCCAGACTCGCCAGCGCGACCGCCCCGGTCTCGAACTGGATCGCCGACGCCGAACCGATCAGAGCGCTGCTCGAGCGCACCCTCGGGATCGACCGGCGGCGCAACCTCCCGACTTTCAGGCGAGAGACGCTCGTCGACTGGTTCGAGAGCCGCGGCGGCACCGAGGCCTCGAGATATCGCGCCGAGCGCGCACGCAAACGATTCGACGAGGTCCCGGACAGCCTCGAGCGCGAGGCCGTCCTCTACGCCGACGTCTACACGAACCACGTCGACGTCGATCGTGGGAAAGCCGCGGTTCGAACGCTCGAGGCGCTGGGCGTTCCGGTACAGGTCCCGAACCTCCCCGAGAGCGGCCGCGCACCGCTCTCACAGGGGATGATCGCCACGGCCGATCGGCAGGCGAGCCGCCTCTACGCCGCGGTTGCCGAAGACCTCGACGCCGGCCGAGACCTCGTCGTGATCGAACCCTCCGACCTCGCGGCGTTCCAGCGCGAGTACGAACGACTCCTCCCCGAACGCTCGTTCGAAACCCTCTCGGAGAACAGCTACGACCTCTGTGCGTACGTCTTCGGGCTGCTCGAGCACGGCGCAGACCCGTCAGTGCTCCGAAACGGATCGGGAGAGGAGCCGATCACCTACCACTCTCACTGCCAGCAGCGAACGCTCGGGCTCGAGGCCCAGACGGTCGCGTTGCTCGAACGCTGTGGCTATGCCCCCCGGACCACCGAGGCCGAGTGCTGTGGGATGGCCGGCAGCTTCGGCTACAAACGCGAGTACTACGAGGTGAGCGTCGACGTCGGCCAGCGGCTCACCAGCGAAATCGATGCTGACGACCCGGTCGTGGCCACCGGCACATCGTGTGGCGACCAGCTCGAGTCCCTACTCGAGCGACCCGTTCCGCACCCGCTCGAGGTACTCGCACCGCGGTAACAGGTGCGGAAACGAGGGCAACGCCGAACGGTGTACCCGCTATTCGAGGAAGACCGATCAGAAGCAACCCCCGAGAACGATTCACTGACACCCTTGGAAGCAGATACTCACCGAACGAGTCCGAAAA is a genomic window of Natrarchaeobaculum aegyptiacum containing:
- a CDS encoding LUD domain-containing protein; this encodes MAERVDNGTRSEPASQADTREATAARLRYLMETEGNAIYPMASGSNVRRAQTYAETDDIEQLRAEARAIKEDAIDRLPELLETVREAVEKNGGTVYVADDAADANAYVAAVVEEAAGGSNERATAASHPSGDDPTVVKSKSMTTEEIDLNDTLEARGADVYETDLGEWVIQLADDSPSHIVGPAMHLSREEIAALLEAEFDLAEPLETAAELTRFARDYLGEKIREADVGITGANFVVAETGTITLVTNEGNARKCAVTPDTHVAVAGVEKLIPRLRDLEPFVDIIAKSATGQSISQYVTMLSPPTDSPTLDFADDTPLAGETDAADPTADTGDATDETDPSGDREFHLVLLDNGRMDMRADDQLRETLYCIRCGACSNSCANFQSVGGHGFGGETYSGGIATGWEAGLADHDAAEFNDLCTGCTRCVDACPVQIDIPWINTVVRDRLNRGEEPAHLDSLVEGLTPDEEPSGLDPGKRFFGNIGTAARLASATAPVSNWIADAEPIRALLERTLGIDRRRNLPTFRRETLVDWFESRGGTEASRYRAERARKRFDEVPDSLEREAVLYADVYTNHVDVDRGKAAVRTLEALGVPVQVPNLPESGRAPLSQGMIATADRQASRLYAAVAEDLDAGRDLVVIEPSDLAAFQREYERLLPERSFETLSENSYDLCAYVFGLLEHGADPSVLRNGSGEEPITYHSHCQQRTLGLEAQTVALLERCGYAPRTTEAECCGMAGSFGYKREYYEVSVDVGQRLTSEIDADDPVVATGTSCGDQLESLLERPVPHPLEVLAPR